A stretch of Sulfurimonas autotrophica DSM 16294 DNA encodes these proteins:
- the flhA gene encoding flagellar biosynthesis protein FlhA, translating into MARKLTTKQKIGTSLNFLLGKRDLGVVIFVMAILAIIIVPLPSSVLDVLLTISIALSVLILLISLYVPKPTDLTTFPTLILVLTLFRLSLNIATTRMILSHGYEGPEKVSDVITSFGDFVVGGNYVIGIIVFSILVLINFMVITKGSTRVAEVAARFVLDSMPGKQMAVDADLNAGLIDDAEAKQRRAEILQDANFYGAMDGSSKFVKGDAVAGIIITLINIIGGFLIGVFQYSMSVSDSASVFTLLTIGDGLVSQIPALIISTATGIMITRSSNDGGSFAESTISQMIGNAKILMIVGFIMFLFALVPGLPTASMGFVGILFALLGWSIYKYERGELTILDVENMLGVKTKEEIEKEKEKIKPKKTNEEIAKEEESALEDILKVEMLELTLGYQLIKLADSSQGGDLLERIRSMRRKIASDFGFLMPQVRIRDNLHLKPNQYQVLLKGIAIGEGEIMPDKFLAMDSGMATGEIQGEPTKEPAFGLDAIWITPEQKEDAIINGYTVVDPATVISTHMSELIKRNAEELLTRQEVQSLIDKIKDDYPVIIDDVLKVASIGLIQRVLKALLHEKIPLKDMLTILETIADIAEYTKNVDLITEQVRAKLSRVITQMYAGDDGVIRLLTFDTQTEQLLLQKSQEQDGVRNLMLNVGEINALIQATSTKAADLLQKGVSPVIIIVDPQIRRSVAEIFERFSLDVVTLSHAEIDSSATFEVMGSISIQTQETNN; encoded by the coding sequence TTGGCAAGAAAACTGACAACAAAACAAAAAATTGGAACTTCACTCAACTTTTTACTAGGGAAACGTGATCTGGGTGTTGTCATTTTTGTAATGGCAATATTAGCCATTATCATAGTACCTTTGCCCTCTTCAGTTTTAGATGTTTTACTGACGATTTCTATTGCCCTTTCTGTTTTAATACTTCTTATATCACTTTATGTTCCAAAACCGACAGACTTGACAACATTTCCAACTCTTATACTTGTTTTAACACTTTTTAGACTCTCTTTAAATATTGCAACAACCAGAATGATTTTAAGTCACGGCTATGAAGGGCCTGAAAAAGTCAGTGACGTTATTACAAGCTTTGGTGACTTTGTTGTCGGCGGAAATTATGTTATTGGTATTATTGTTTTTTCTATCTTGGTACTTATCAACTTTATGGTTATCACCAAAGGTTCTACAAGGGTTGCAGAAGTTGCAGCACGTTTTGTACTTGATTCTATGCCAGGAAAACAGATGGCGGTGGATGCCGACTTAAATGCCGGCTTAATTGATGATGCCGAAGCAAAACAGCGCCGTGCAGAAATTCTTCAAGATGCCAATTTTTACGGAGCAATGGACGGTTCGTCAAAATTTGTCAAAGGTGATGCTGTTGCCGGCATTATCATTACTCTTATTAACATAATCGGCGGATTTTTAATAGGTGTTTTCCAATATAGCATGAGCGTCTCTGACAGTGCCTCAGTATTTACTCTCTTAACAATAGGTGACGGTCTTGTAAGTCAAATTCCTGCACTTATAATATCAACAGCAACGGGTATTATGATTACACGTTCATCTAACGATGGTGGTAGTTTTGCCGAAAGTACCATCTCGCAAATGATCGGCAATGCAAAAATCTTGATGATAGTCGGCTTTATTATGTTTTTATTTGCTCTTGTACCTGGTCTGCCAACTGCCTCTATGGGATTTGTCGGGATCCTTTTTGCTCTGCTTGGATGGTCTATATACAAATATGAAAGAGGTGAACTCACCATTTTAGATGTCGAAAACATGCTCGGCGTGAAGACAAAAGAAGAGATAGAAAAAGAGAAAGAAAAAATCAAACCGAAAAAAACAAATGAAGAGATTGCCAAAGAAGAAGAGAGTGCACTGGAAGACATTCTCAAAGTAGAAATGCTTGAACTTACTCTTGGCTACCAGCTTATAAAACTCGCCGACAGTTCTCAAGGCGGTGATTTACTCGAACGTATTCGTTCAATGAGAAGAAAAATTGCAAGTGATTTTGGATTTTTAATGCCGCAGGTCAGAATTCGAGACAATCTTCATCTCAAACCTAATCAATATCAGGTTCTGCTTAAAGGAATTGCCATTGGAGAGGGTGAGATTATGCCTGACAAATTTCTTGCTATGGACAGTGGTATGGCAACAGGGGAAATTCAGGGTGAACCGACAAAAGAACCTGCTTTTGGGCTCGATGCGATATGGATAACTCCTGAACAAAAAGAAGATGCAATTATAAACGGTTATACGGTTGTTGACCCGGCTACAGTTATATCGACACATATGAGCGAACTGATTAAACGCAATGCTGAAGAGCTCTTAACCCGTCAAGAAGTACAGTCGCTCATCGACAAAATTAAAGACGATTATCCGGTAATTATTGATGATGTATTAAAAGTAGCTTCTATTGGTTTAATTCAAAGAGTCCTAAAAGCACTGCTGCATGAAAAAATTCCACTTAAAGATATGCTTACAATTTTGGAAACGATTGCAGATATTGCAGAATACACAAAGAATGTTGACCTGATAACTGAACAGGTTAGAGCAAAACTCTCCCGTGTTATTACACAAATGTATGCAGGTGATGACGGTGTCATCAGGCTACTAACATTTGATACACAGACAGAACAGCTGCTACTGCAAAAATCGCAAGAACAAGACGGGGTAAGAAACCTTATGCTCAATGTAGGAGAGATTAATGCCTTGATCCAGGCAACAAGTACAAAAGCCGCAGATTTACTGCAAAAAGGGGTATCACCAGTCATCATTATCGTTGATCCACAAATCCGTCGCAGTGTTGCTGAAATATTTGAGAGATTTTCTCTTGATGTCGTCACACTTTCTCATGCAGAAATTGATTCGAGTGCAACCTTTGAGGTTATGGGCTCTATTTCAATTCAAACACAAGAAACAAACAATTAA
- a CDS encoding RrF2 family transcriptional regulator — MLITRASEYAILSLILLSKAESPMDSDTLSRELSISKSFLAKILQSLAKAQILNSYKGVNGGFALKKEPQDINMLEVASCVEGKAPAVFECAPSLEDCPSEKASTCSIWPFLHKLQGKIDLFLANLTLADLLND; from the coding sequence ATGCTTATAACCCGTGCCAGCGAATATGCCATCTTGTCACTTATACTGCTCTCAAAAGCAGAATCTCCAATGGATAGTGACACTCTCTCTAGAGAACTCTCTATTTCTAAAAGCTTTTTGGCAAAAATACTTCAGTCACTGGCAAAAGCGCAAATATTAAACTCCTATAAAGGTGTGAACGGCGGTTTTGCTTTAAAAAAAGAGCCTCAAGATATTAATATGCTTGAAGTTGCATCTTGCGTGGAAGGCAAAGCTCCTGCCGTTTTTGAATGTGCTCCATCTTTAGAAGACTGCCCGTCTGAAAAAGCCAGCACATGTTCGATATGGCCTTTTTTACATAAACTCCAAGGTAAAATAGATTTGTTTTTGGCAAATTTAACTTTGGCAGACTTATTAAACGACTAA
- the rpsO gene encoding 30S ribosomal protein S15 translates to MALDSAKKQEIVAKYGRKENDTGSSEVQIALLTERIKELTDHLKVFKKDHASRLGLLKLVGQRRRLMKYFKRKDKDAYAKLIEDLGIRDNI, encoded by the coding sequence ATGGCTTTAGATTCGGCTAAAAAACAAGAAATAGTTGCGAAATACGGTCGCAAAGAAAACGACACTGGTTCAAGTGAAGTTCAAATTGCACTTTTAACTGAAAGAATTAAAGAATTAACTGATCACTTAAAAGTTTTCAAAAAAGATCATGCATCTCGTTTAGGACTACTAAAATTAGTTGGTCAACGTCGTCGTTTGATGAAATACTTCAAAAGAAAAGACAAAGATGCTTATGCAAAACTAATCGAAGATTTAGGTATTCGCGACAATATCTAA
- the kdsB gene encoding 3-deoxy-manno-octulosonate cytidylyltransferase — MIIIPARLASSRFPQKVLADIGGLPMVVRTAKRVAHLDRVVVAADDERIIATCKEYGIEAMLTSTTHKSGTDRIHECATILNLDDNELIINVQADEPFIEPDVVESLMKKLKQLQTDKEDFIMGSCYNSINAEAATDPNLVKVVLNEKSNAIYFSRAKIPHNQSGEAVYFGHIGIYGFSKKSLKDFCSLPDAPIEDIEKLEQLRAIYHGKNIAMVKVASTGFGIDTEDDLKRAVEIFL, encoded by the coding sequence ATGATAATTATTCCTGCACGCTTAGCTTCCTCGCGTTTCCCACAAAAAGTTTTAGCAGATATCGGCGGACTGCCGATGGTAGTGCGAACAGCAAAAAGAGTTGCCCATTTAGACAGAGTTGTCGTAGCTGCCGATGATGAACGCATCATAGCTACATGTAAAGAGTACGGCATAGAAGCAATGCTTACTTCAACGACACATAAAAGCGGTACAGACAGAATCCATGAGTGTGCTACGATTTTAAACCTGGACGATAATGAACTTATCATAAATGTTCAGGCAGATGAGCCTTTTATAGAGCCAGATGTCGTAGAATCACTGATGAAAAAGCTCAAACAACTCCAAACAGATAAAGAAGATTTTATTATGGGAAGCTGCTATAATTCTATCAATGCAGAGGCTGCAACAGACCCGAATCTCGTAAAAGTCGTGCTTAATGAAAAAAGTAATGCCATCTATTTTTCTCGCGCAAAAATACCTCACAATCAAAGCGGAGAAGCTGTTTATTTTGGACATATCGGCATTTACGGATTTTCTAAAAAAAGTTTGAAAGATTTTTGTTCGTTGCCTGATGCTCCCATTGAAGACATTGAAAAATTAGAGCAGCTGCGTGCAATTTATCACGGAAAAAACATAGCTATGGTAAAAGTGGCAAGTACAGGTTTTGGAATTGATACAGAGGATGATTTAAAAAGAGCAGTTGAGATTTTTTTGTAA
- a CDS encoding tRNA1(Val) (adenine(37)-N6)-methyltransferase, which produces MLLYQPDSGYCYNSDSLFLYDFINSFHPKGKVLDVGAGCGIVGLLVARDNKKVELEAVEKQEAFIHFCKTNARVNNISYKLYECDFLELTEKNKYDYIISNPPFYPAGVQKSQNEMLFNARYNVNLPLDKFFQKVSRLLRPQSHFIFCYDATQFGLVCAELDKVKMKIVDVQFVHPKIDRSASLVMIHARNGSKSMIKVWPPFISFEGNEPSKKVQNIYKKANTQSIKCQI; this is translated from the coding sequence ATGCTTCTTTATCAGCCAGATTCCGGTTACTGTTACAACAGTGACTCTCTGTTTTTATATGATTTTATCAACTCTTTTCATCCTAAAGGCAAAGTGTTGGATGTGGGCGCAGGGTGTGGAATTGTAGGTCTGCTCGTTGCAAGAGACAACAAAAAAGTAGAGTTGGAGGCAGTAGAAAAACAAGAGGCTTTTATACACTTTTGTAAAACAAATGCAAGGGTCAATAATATATCTTATAAACTTTATGAGTGTGATTTTTTGGAACTTACAGAAAAAAACAAATATGACTATATTATTTCCAATCCGCCGTTTTATCCTGCAGGTGTACAAAAAAGCCAAAATGAGATGTTATTTAATGCACGCTATAATGTTAATCTGCCTTTAGATAAATTTTTTCAAAAGGTATCGCGCCTGTTACGCCCGCAATCGCATTTTATATTTTGTTATGATGCCACACAGTTCGGGCTTGTCTGCGCAGAGCTTGATAAAGTAAAAATGAAAATTGTTGATGTGCAGTTTGTGCATCCTAAAATTGACAGGAGTGCATCACTAGTGATGATACATGCAAGAAACGGTTCAAAGTCTATGATCAAGGTCTGGCCGCCGTTTATCAGTTTTGAAGGGAATGAACCTTCAAAAAAAGTACAAAATATATATAAAAAAGCCAATACACAGAGTATAAAATGTCAAATATAA
- a CDS encoding YkgJ family cysteine cluster protein, with amino-acid sequence MSNIIKKEEYPYAFDTSACSTCEGRCCTGESGYIYVTKNEILAIAEVLEMDVNEFALKYLFKKGYKYSIKENKINDSYECVFYDRESNGCKIYNARPNQCKTFPFWDYYKTRVDELNLECPGIIDD; translated from the coding sequence ATGTCAAATATAATAAAAAAAGAAGAGTATCCGTATGCTTTTGATACGAGTGCCTGCTCTACATGTGAGGGGAGATGCTGTACGGGTGAGAGTGGTTATATATATGTAACAAAAAATGAGATTCTCGCTATTGCAGAAGTTTTAGAGATGGATGTTAATGAATTTGCGTTAAAATATCTCTTTAAAAAGGGTTACAAATACTCTATAAAAGAGAATAAAATTAATGACTCATACGAATGTGTTTTTTATGACAGAGAATCAAACGGATGTAAAATATATAATGCCCGTCCAAATCAGTGTAAGACATTTCCTTTTTGGGATTATTATAAAACAAGAGTTGATGAGTTAAACCTTGAGTGTCCAGGAATAATAGATGATTAG
- the trpC gene encoding indole-3-glycerol phosphate synthase TrpC has product MILDDIIKKTKEDLVEREKEFSLDWLGRSLAFNARQPRDVIPFLKATEEDPYRIIAEVKKASPSKGVIREDFDPLAIAQAYERGGASAISVLTEPHFFQGSLDYLAGIRRYVSVPLLRKDFIISKYQVLEALVFGADFILLIAAALSKKELKELLGYARHLGLEVLVEVHDKKDLVKAIYAGADIIGINHRNLQTFEMNMNLSYELIPLIPNGKIIVAESGIYEHGQLEDLSKAGVDAFLVGESLMRQEDEETALKKLKYGENYDKK; this is encoded by the coding sequence ATGATTTTAGATGATATTATCAAAAAAACAAAAGAAGACTTAGTAGAAAGAGAGAAAGAATTTTCGCTAGATTGGTTAGGACGCTCATTGGCTTTTAATGCTAGACAACCTCGTGATGTTATACCGTTTTTAAAAGCAACGGAGGAAGATCCCTACAGAATTATTGCTGAGGTGAAAAAAGCATCGCCGTCTAAGGGTGTGATTCGTGAAGACTTTGATCCTCTTGCTATTGCACAAGCGTATGAACGCGGCGGGGCAAGTGCCATTTCTGTTTTAACTGAGCCACATTTTTTTCAAGGTTCGCTAGATTATCTCGCGGGTATTCGAAGATATGTTTCTGTGCCGCTTTTGAGAAAAGATTTTATAATTTCAAAATATCAGGTACTTGAAGCTTTGGTTTTTGGGGCTGATTTTATTTTACTTATTGCTGCAGCTTTAAGCAAAAAAGAGCTTAAAGAGTTACTGGGCTATGCAAGACATTTAGGGTTGGAAGTTTTAGTTGAGGTGCATGATAAAAAAGATTTGGTTAAAGCTATTTATGCAGGTGCTGACATCATCGGCATCAACCACAGAAATCTGCAGACGTTTGAGATGAATATGAATCTTTCTTATGAATTGATTCCTCTTATTCCAAACGGCAAAATTATTGTTGCAGAGAGCGGTATCTATGAGCATGGACAGTTGGAAGATCTGAGTAAAGCGGGTGTAGATGCATTTTTAGTTGGTGAATCATTAATGCGTCAAGAAGATGAAGAAACAGCTCTGAAAAAATTAAAATACGGAGAAAATTATGATAAAAAATAA
- the dapE gene encoding succinyl-diaminopimelate desuccinylase, translating to MDVIQLFKYLINSKSETPDDGGILNFVEDYLEGFKAVRIDVEDVKNLFIYKKFGDGEHLCFAGHVDVVPAGDGWDTNPYEAVEKDGFIYGRGTQDMKSGVAAFTQAVKEAKNFQGTLSLILTSDEEGEATAGTVKALEYLQQHNMLPDACVVAEPTCEDKFGDAIKVGRRGSINGYLTVKGKQGHAAYPEKAINPIHQIAQVLGDMAGVDLDEGDEFFAPSKFVITDIRSGMQVTNVTPNELQMMFNVRNNTKTTQKEVREFVAKHLQGLDYELRLTQGSYPFKTDTDTKLVKKIDEAIKQVTCKEPKHSTAGGTSDARFIAPLGVDVIEFGVRNDTIHSTNERTTKKEVEDLYRVFSRLIENWNK from the coding sequence GTGGATGTTATTCAACTTTTTAAATATCTGATAAATTCAAAAAGTGAAACGCCTGATGATGGCGGTATTTTGAACTTTGTAGAAGATTACCTTGAAGGCTTTAAAGCAGTTAGAATTGATGTAGAAGATGTGAAAAATCTTTTTATTTATAAAAAATTTGGTGATGGAGAACATTTATGCTTTGCAGGGCATGTTGATGTTGTTCCCGCAGGAGATGGCTGGGATACCAATCCGTATGAGGCTGTAGAAAAAGATGGCTTTATCTATGGACGTGGCACACAGGACATGAAAAGCGGTGTTGCTGCATTTACACAGGCTGTAAAAGAAGCAAAAAACTTTCAAGGCACACTCTCTTTGATCTTAACATCAGATGAAGAGGGTGAGGCAACAGCAGGCACCGTAAAAGCATTAGAGTATTTACAGCAACATAATATGCTTCCCGATGCCTGTGTTGTTGCCGAGCCTACATGTGAAGATAAATTTGGAGATGCCATAAAAGTTGGACGTCGAGGCTCTATTAACGGGTATCTTACAGTTAAAGGCAAGCAGGGACATGCTGCATACCCTGAGAAGGCAATAAACCCAATACACCAAATAGCACAAGTATTGGGTGATATGGCGGGCGTTGATTTAGATGAGGGTGACGAGTTTTTTGCTCCTTCAAAGTTTGTCATTACAGATATACGTTCAGGGATGCAGGTGACAAATGTAACCCCAAATGAACTTCAAATGATGTTTAATGTCAGAAACAATACAAAAACAACGCAAAAAGAGGTTCGTGAATTTGTTGCAAAACATTTACAGGGGCTTGATTATGAACTTCGTCTGACACAAGGTTCATACCCTTTTAAAACAGATACAGATACAAAACTGGTCAAAAAGATAGATGAAGCCATAAAACAGGTTACATGTAAAGAGCCAAAACACTCTACTGCCGGCGGAACTAGCGATGCAAGATTCATAGCGCCTCTTGGTGTAGATGTTATAGAATTTGGTGTACGTAATGATACGATTCACTCAACAAATGAGAGGACAACAAAAAAAGAGGTAGAAGATTTATATAGAGTTTTTAGCCGCCTCATAGAAAACTGGAATAAATAA
- a CDS encoding DUF255 domain-containing protein produces the protein MKFILMLFLLSEMIFGAELKWPCDYSKALLTAKKEHKLVYVLIVSDTCRWCEKFENTTLQNKKIKERVNQEFVTVLLSRDRHFIPKGFKVSPVPRHYFVDAEGNILYSSLGYRDEELFDSFMDNAQENYIKLKDQNDETSTNK, from the coding sequence ATGAAATTTATTTTGATGCTGTTTTTACTCAGTGAAATGATTTTTGGAGCAGAACTTAAATGGCCGTGCGATTATTCAAAAGCACTGCTAACTGCCAAAAAAGAGCACAAACTTGTCTATGTTTTAATAGTTTCAGATACATGTAGATGGTGTGAAAAGTTTGAAAACACAACTTTGCAAAACAAAAAGATTAAAGAGAGAGTTAATCAAGAATTTGTTACAGTTTTACTCTCTAGAGACCGCCATTTTATACCAAAAGGTTTTAAAGTGTCACCGGTTCCAAGACATTATTTTGTAGATGCAGAGGGGAATATACTTTACTCATCTTTGGGTTACAGAGATGAAGAACTATTCGATTCATTTATGGATAATGCACAGGAAAATTATATAAAACTAAAGGATCAAAACGATGAAACCAGTACAAACAAATAA
- a CDS encoding RidA family protein, with the protein MKPVQTNKAPSAIGPYSQAIVANGVVYTSGQIALTPEGSDELLKENVGVQAVAVLQNLKAVLEEAGSSLNDVIKTTIFLADMDSFAAVNAVYEKAFGEHKPARSTVAVKTLPKNALVEIDAVALVTNYSF; encoded by the coding sequence ATGAAACCAGTACAAACAAATAAAGCACCTTCGGCAATTGGACCATATTCACAGGCAATAGTGGCAAATGGAGTAGTATACACATCAGGGCAAATTGCATTAACACCAGAGGGTAGTGATGAGTTGTTAAAAGAAAATGTAGGTGTTCAGGCTGTTGCAGTGTTGCAAAACCTTAAAGCTGTTTTAGAAGAAGCCGGAAGCTCTTTAAATGATGTTATTAAAACAACAATTTTTTTAGCAGATATGGACTCGTTTGCAGCAGTGAATGCGGTATATGAAAAAGCATTCGGTGAACATAAACCGGCACGTTCAACTGTAGCAGTAAAAACACTTCCTAAAAATGCACTTGTCGAAATAGATGCAGTTGCATTAGTGACAAATTATTCGTTTTAA
- a CDS encoding DUF3373 family protein has translation MKKLITLSAVAFLSTATFANSTVNASIQAQLDALTQKVIMLEANQKKDKNLKSTTISTVDESNTKAKMQATIDALTKKVDKLEKKQKHNTKKISAVNKLANNDNLKFGVDFRTAYDNVSYKKADGTKDTNDVFSNRLWMKMAYAPTDHISFFGTLSYYKIYGQVAQPHPGMDQMDWVVSGTAGSTNTLRVKEAFFLYKNDTFLGMDIPWTASFGRRPSTDGLLVNYRDDQKAKSAIGHNINMEFDGASFNYQLENVTDVPGMSLKFCFGRGMSDVNSRYSGIDYNSTNGTYSMNGSNNYGDTPGFSNTDLVGVLFNPYDDGQYSLHTVWFDAFNLPGMYATGTPNTYEFKQHGDVQGGAASFIADGIGDGITDMLDDTVFFASFAYSQTNPDNGHTMLGSDKKETGTSFYTGFNWPCQLIDDARVGIEYNHGSKYWRSFTYGEDTLVGSKLATRGDAYEVWFNKDLIGKILTAQIRYTYLDYKYTGSHAFFGDGGTPMTMDEAVAQNQNPVESAQDVRVYLRYRY, from the coding sequence ATGAAAAAGCTCATTACCCTCTCAGCGGTTGCATTTTTGTCAACTGCAACATTCGCAAACTCTACCGTTAATGCCAGTATTCAGGCACAACTAGACGCGCTTACGCAAAAAGTGATTATGCTTGAAGCAAATCAAAAAAAAGATAAAAACTTAAAATCTACAACAATTTCAACAGTTGATGAAAGTAACACAAAAGCTAAAATGCAAGCTACAATTGATGCGTTAACTAAAAAAGTTGATAAGCTTGAAAAAAAACAAAAACATAACACGAAAAAAATCAGTGCTGTTAATAAATTAGCAAATAATGATAACTTGAAATTTGGTGTTGATTTTAGAACTGCTTATGATAATGTAAGTTATAAAAAGGCGGATGGCACAAAAGATACAAATGATGTATTTAGCAATAGACTTTGGATGAAAATGGCGTATGCTCCAACAGATCATATCTCTTTCTTTGGAACACTCTCATACTATAAAATATATGGTCAAGTAGCACAACCACATCCAGGAATGGATCAAATGGACTGGGTTGTTAGTGGTACAGCTGGTTCTACGAATACTTTAAGAGTAAAAGAGGCATTTTTCTTATATAAAAATGATACTTTCTTAGGTATGGATATTCCATGGACAGCAAGTTTTGGTCGTCGTCCATCAACTGATGGTTTATTGGTAAATTACAGAGATGATCAAAAAGCAAAATCTGCTATTGGACATAATATCAATATGGAGTTTGATGGAGCAAGTTTTAACTATCAACTTGAAAATGTAACTGATGTACCGGGAATGTCACTTAAGTTCTGTTTCGGTCGAGGTATGAGCGATGTTAACAGTAGATATAGTGGCATAGATTATAATAGCACAAATGGAACCTATAGTATGAATGGTTCAAATAATTATGGTGATACTCCAGGTTTTTCCAATACAGATTTAGTTGGTGTTCTCTTTAATCCTTATGATGATGGTCAATATTCACTTCATACGGTATGGTTTGATGCATTTAATCTTCCTGGTATGTATGCTACTGGTACTCCTAATACATATGAATTTAAACAACATGGTGATGTTCAGGGTGGAGCAGCTAGTTTTATAGCTGATGGTATAGGTGACGGCATTACTGATATGCTTGATGATACAGTTTTCTTTGCATCTTTTGCATATAGCCAAACAAATCCGGATAATGGACACACAATGCTTGGTTCAGACAAAAAAGAGACAGGAACGTCTTTTTATACCGGTTTTAATTGGCCTTGTCAATTGATTGATGATGCAAGGGTTGGTATAGAGTATAATCATGGTAGTAAATACTGGAGAAGTTTTACATATGGTGAAGATACTTTAGTTGGCAGTAAACTTGCAACACGTGGAGATGCCTATGAAGTATGGTTTAATAAAGATCTTATAGGTAAAATTTTAACTGCACAGATACGTTATACATATTTGGACTATAAATACACAGGAAGTCATGCTTTCTTTGGAGATGGTGGAACACCAATGACAATGGATGAAGCTGTTGCACAAAACCAAAATCCAGTAGAGTCCGCACAAGATGTACGAGTATATCTAAGATATAGATACTAA